The Caviibacter abscessus genome window below encodes:
- the rlmN gene encoding 23S rRNA (adenine(2503)-C(2))-methyltransferase RlmN, which translates to MEKIDILNFDYDELVNELSGLNLKKFVISQIYDWLHNKLEFNFDNFSNIKKEIREILKEKYMINDFKFITKQESADKMTSKYLFKVNEKHLLESVLITHNNRKTLCVSSQVGCPLKCDFCATGTMRFEKNLTASEIIQQFYHIQKELKKNGDKITNLVYMGMGEPFLNYDNVVKSINLLNSKYGQNISKRNFTISTSGLINEIKKISENEKQIHLAISLHSVKQEIRDKLMPINKRYNLDELRKALFEYQKHTGNRITFEYILIDDMNIDKTDAILLTKFLKGFNSHVNLIPYNPVTGKSYVTPSKIKQREFFNYLKNNKINATLRETKGQDISAACGQLKVKKENQKNEKDN; encoded by the coding sequence ATGGAAAAAATTGATATACTTAATTTTGATTATGATGAACTCGTTAATGAATTAAGTGGTTTAAATTTAAAAAAATTTGTTATTAGCCAAATATATGATTGGCTACACAATAAATTAGAATTTAATTTTGATAATTTTAGTAATATAAAAAAAGAAATCAGAGAAATTTTAAAAGAGAAATATATGATAAATGATTTTAAATTTATCACAAAACAGGAATCAGCAGATAAAATGACGTCTAAATATTTATTTAAAGTAAATGAAAAACATTTGTTGGAATCTGTACTAATAACTCATAATAATAGAAAAACATTATGTGTTTCATCGCAAGTTGGTTGTCCTTTAAAATGTGATTTTTGTGCTACAGGTACTATGAGATTTGAAAAGAACTTAACTGCTTCTGAGATAATACAGCAATTTTATCATATACAAAAAGAATTGAAAAAGAATGGAGATAAAATAACAAATTTAGTATATATGGGCATGGGAGAGCCGTTTTTAAATTATGATAATGTAGTTAAATCAATTAATTTATTAAATTCTAAATATGGTCAAAATATATCAAAAAGAAATTTTACAATTTCTACATCAGGGCTTATAAATGAAATAAAAAAAATTTCTGAAAACGAAAAGCAAATTCATTTAGCAATATCTCTTCATTCTGTAAAACAAGAGATTAGAGATAAATTAATGCCAATTAATAAAAGATATAATTTAGATGAACTTAGAAAGGCGTTATTTGAATATCAAAAACATACAGGTAATAGAATAACATTTGAATATATATTAATTGATGATATGAATATTGATAAAACAGATGCGATACTTCTTACTAAATTTTTAAAAGGATTTAATTCACATGTGAATTTAATACCATATAACCCAGTTACAGGTAAATCGTATGTAACGCCCTCAAAAATTAAACAAAGAGAATTTTTTAATTATTTGAAAAATAATAAAATTAATGCCACTTTAAGAGAAACAAAAGGACAGGATATATCTGCCGCTTGTGGACAATTAAAAGTAAAAAAGGAGAATCAAAAAAATGAAAAAGATAATTAA